In one window of Danaus plexippus chromosome 7, MEX_DaPlex, whole genome shotgun sequence DNA:
- the LOC116770911 gene encoding uncharacterized protein LOC116770911: MHKFGIIYQDEMPGRANEFNNSVDIYVQPMELREEDLGVIYPIQCIFMWRFGFLLRQRYNAYLRTFYSEPFTSLVWVCLFIIVFISSLEFYLLSYWDSIQFGGESSFVHELLFAFSACCQQILPMRGVSVSRRIAYLTFIIGVYIVHTYYTSNLLSHLVTERETTLSLESLAKSDYAFETYKDLNLITDKKIYESAMDKNLSIVWSKLQNLQVVSLSTALTSMMNLRAAVLTDYITLYPIVKRSYEMDDICNLIEIDLYSNVKKYLFTSKNFSYKEQFKIGILRLKEAGLIRRQISLEKYLPVKCKASVNHYRSQFELTTALLILVLTAYVLAFTIMIFERIYYQRNKVWPYFN; the protein is encoded by the exons ATGCATAAATTCGG caTTATATATCAAGATGAGATGCCGGGAAGGGCAAATGAGTTTAATAACTCTGTAGACATTTATGTTCAACCCATGGAGTTGCGAGAGGAAGACCTGGGTGTTATTTATCCCATACAATGCATATTTATGTGGCg gTTTGGTTTTTTACTCCGTCAAAGATACAATGCTTATCTGCGAACCTTCTACAGCGAGCCATTCACAAGTTTAGTATGGGTCTGCTTATTcatcatagtttttattagcTCACTTGAATTCTACCTTCTCAGTTATTGGGATTCCATACAATTTGGAGGGGAGAGCAGTTTCGTTCACGAgcttttatttgcattttctGCTTGCTGTCAGCAAA TACTTCCCATGCGAGGTGTGTCAGTCTCACGTCGCATCGCATATCTGACATTCATAATAGGTGTATACATCGTTCATACCTATTACACATCCAACTTACTGTCACATCTCGTAACTGAAAGGGAAACAACATTAAGTCTAGAATCTCTCGCTAAAAGTGACTACGCCTTTGAAACATATAAGGATCTGAATCTCATCACCGATAAAAAG ATATACGAATCGGCCATGGACAAAAATCTCAGTATTGTATGGAGTAAGCTGCAAAACCTTCAAGTTGTGAGCCTGTCAACGGCTCTAACTTCAATGATGAATCTCAGAGCAGCTGTCCTGACTGACTACATCACTTTGTACCCTATCGTAAAGAGAA GTTACGAAATGGACGATATTTGTAACTTAATTGAAATCGATCTCTACTCAAACGtcaagaaatatttgtttacctcgaaaaacttttcttacaaggaacaatttaaaatcgg GATTCTAAGATTAAAAGAAGCCGGTCTGATCAGGCGTCAAATCTCCCTGGAAAAATACTTACCAGTTAAATGCAAGGCTTCTGTCAACCATTACAGGTCGCAATTTGAACTTACAACAGCACTGCTAATTCTTGTACTAACAGCTTATGTTCTAGCATTCACTATCATGATCTTTGAGAGAATATATTACCAGAGGAATAAAGTGTGgccttattttaattaa